In the Zingiber officinale cultivar Zhangliang chromosome 5A, Zo_v1.1, whole genome shotgun sequence genome, ACTTTTggacttgtcttttcctaggaCGCCTAGGAAAATATGCCTATGCTTTGAGATACGTGCGCGAACACTACAATAACACTATAAAAAAAGGTTCTCATCTACAGGCAAAGATATGTGCAACTTCGTTTTCTACATACTCTTGCTATGGTTCTCATTTTTTCTACTTATCGAAAACTAATTTGAGCGCTAGAGGGTTATCGTCGAGAACACCCTCCCAGCCCGATACTAATGCCTCCCGTGTTGCAAGTTTATGTGGAATCTTCACTACGTCAAACTTCTAGCTACATCCCTAATTTGCCGTCATCTCcatttttggacaggatcatacaCCATAGAAGATTTTTAGGAAGAAAATAAATTGTAAGAAAGAAATCATACCCGGCAAGGCTTTACTCTTTCTTCTCTCTCCTTTGATGGCTTTCGCCAGGCCAAACACATAATCTAATGAGAAAGACGAGAGGAGCTAAGCTTTGTCTAAATGCAAAATGTTAATAAACCTGTAATAGAGGTACCAGGGTTTTATACTTAATACAGCCATCCATTACATCCAGAGGAGATGAtgtcttaatccaatttgatcacACTATATCAACTAACACTTTGAATGCAACTTatcaatctaaatttaaaattttaataaatattagcCAATAATAAAGTAAAATTCCAACAAATTTTGGCACTAGTTAGATGTCAGAATGGATACAAACACCTGAACCAGTCATTTCCATTGCCCTTTCCCCTCCTCCCATTATCCTCTCCTCTTCTACTTCCCCTCTAATTATAGTGACACTCGCACTGAAGTTTGCCATTGTTAACACTTTTTCGCCCTCCTCCATATCTCATATTGGGGTTTCAGTCTAGCCTGTTAGATATAAAAGGGAAAGCCAAAAAAATTAAAGGAACTGACTATAACCCTTTCGCTGTTGGTTTTGATAAATCATGAAAACTTCTGCTTTATGGTCTATGCAATCTATTCATTTTCTATGGAAACTCAATACAAGTTCAAGACCAAAGTTTCTAAGAGTTATAACTATCCTTCATTTGTTGCTAGCAATACTGTTCCaaaagaatgtctatagttatgAAGATGGAAACATTTTAGTCAGTACTTTCTTTTTGACTGCACAGCTTTGACGCTATGGAACCTGCCGATCCAAATAGAGCTGATAACAGAGTGCAGTACAGGAAAATAACAAGATCTGTTATCTGAACTTGCAAATGAAATGAAGTTATGCTTGGTTACCAGGAGCGCTGTGTCTCCACAACAAGGTGGGAATCCAAATGAAATGAACTTGCAAGTCTTGTTGTCTTTTCTATTCAAAGGTCAAAACCTTCAATTCAAGGGAACAAATTACAGGACAATAACTGAAACGCAAAATGTTAGTGAACCACACTAAAGTAGAGGATGTAATTCCATAGGTATCATTTTGAACCAGTTCCTCACTTGCAGCAATTTTGGGTTTGAGGGGGAATGTTGAATCCATGCTAAAGGAAGAAAGGAGAGAATGGAACTTCTCCCTTAGCAAAAGCCTCTTACAGATCTGATCGATCATTAAATGAGAAAGAAATTATAACAGAAGCATAATTTCTTACCAAGTAAATCGCCATGTAACTGAGCAGAATATAGTTTGATTCGATACAATTCCACAAATATAAGCCACAGGTATTCATTCAAGCTATAGAATTTATCAAACCTTGGAAGAATGAGGAAAAATATGATAACTGACGCACAGTCAATTCACCCACTAACTTCCATCAAGCAGATCAAAATACAGTTTGATTTCATAGAATCAAAAACCGTACACAACAAATATTCATATTGGTCATACAAAAGAATCTATTTTTGAATGAATGAGAAAGAATTGATGACTGAAGCATATTGCTTTTGTCCATTATTCGCATCAAAAGAAACTGCAGTTTGATTTCATACAATTTCAGAATCATATGCCATAAATATTCATACTGGACAGAGAAAAGATCCAGATTTTCATCAATGAAGAACACAACTTACAGAATCAATCGAGAAACCCAGTTTGTCTGAGCACAGCATCACGGACACGCCGGAGATCCCTCCCTTTGAGGGTCCTTCCGGCCCCTTCCAGCACCGAGAAGGTCGTGGTGGGAGAAGCCCTTCCGTAAGTCCTCGCTGCGATCTCGTGAGGCGGCATCATCTCGTGCCCATCCTCAGCATCAGGTTCATCGGAGGCCTCCAGGTCGAACCTCCTCGCCCGCCGGGGAGGAACCGGCACGTCGACTGGAAGCGACTGCGTTTGGCGCATCCTCGCCGCCGGCATCGAGAGAGAGTACTCCGGCTTCGGCTTGGGGATCGTGGGGATCATCCGCGCGGCagtagaggaggaggaggaggaggaggagggcgaGTCGGAAGTGGAGGATGAGGTGGATGAAATGGACGTCTTACGCAGGAGAATAGGAGGGGCCGGAACCAGGTCTGAGGATCCGTCCTCGGGCAGCGCAGCGAGGATGCCGAAGTTGCGGTCCATGGGGCGGCGGAGAGTGGCAGTGCGGTCGGGGGGCGAATGGAAGGTGCCACTGATCTGGATCGGCGTCGCAGTGGCCCGTGGGCTCGGTTTGGGGGCATCTACGTGGGAGGTCCACAGGACCTCCGCCTCGTGGAGCTCGACGCCGTCGGCGGAAGGGGAGGAGTCGGAGGGCGGCGTGGAAAAGAGGTCGAGAAAGCGCTCGGAGCTGGGAGTGCGGCTGTGGCGGAGACCGTCCATGGGTGGAGGAGTCGGGTCGAGGGTGGCGATTAGGGCGGGGGACGACGGCGAAAATGTGGTTATGGATTACGTCACTGCAGCCGCTCGAGACAAATCAGCAGGGAGGCCGCAGTTGAGAAATGGAACCTTATTTAGTATTTAAGTTGGCAAGAAGAGCTGCATTTTCCTATTTTTAGGTTTTGATGGTTTGTATTTAAGATCAaattcaataaaaataataataataataaataaataaacttttatttttACGCCATAATATAGCAAATATCGAAAGCACGGCCTTAATTTTCGAAATTGTTAGTTACAAGATCGtcctttatttttgaaaagtaaaaaaaaaaaaaattattgtagcAGGGCACTGTGATAACAAATTATAATAGTGACGGctctaataattttaaaataattgtaaatatgttaaaataattttaattaagtcaagacaaattcaattaaatggaTAAAAAAAACATAGATAACTTTTCAGCATGTAACAAATTcctctttataaaaaaattaatttaatataataccTAATCTCAGTAAACAATCAAAAAAGGTATAATTTCTAGATCCATGAGAAACACTGCAACTAAGTTCTTAATCTTAGTTAAAaagttaaaaacaaaatataatttCTAGATCTATGAGAAATAATTGAGCTTTAAATTTTAGATCCTGATTAATACGTTTATAGAAATTatcaataaataatttaattttaagttttactaAATTTATTATGAGTTAATTAGTAAAgagtctaaatttttaaaagtattattttatttttttcaaataaaggACGTTTTTTTACTTAGACTCATATAATAATGACGCTGCTTGCGGATCTAACAATAAGTTATTGTCATAAATTTCaatcttataaaaaattaatttaatatcatattttgatcctaattaaaaaattaagaaaattatacTTTCTAATATTATCGGCCCATGATATTTATAGAAACTTTTCTACTCGTAATattatcaattctaaaatatagAATTAAATAGAACTCTGGATTTCatattgattaatgaaaaaaaaattcttaataataagTGGTAATTGAGTCTCAAAttttaaatccagaaaaattattaataatataccGTAGATAAATCTCAAATTTTAGATCATTATTTGGTTAATGAAAATATTTTCcgctaagttttaaattttacatCCCTGATTGATACGTTTATTTGaagaaattattaataaattttaaaattatttttaaaaaatagaaagaaaaaatattaatataattttattggcacatattcttaataaaatagtaagtgAATTAGAGacgttattttaatttttaatgaaaatttaaaaaagtcGACAGATTAAACTATAGGAAGATTTATTAGGAAGGTCTTGATAAATTAATTACTTGCCcaacattgaaaataaataaaggaaaccacaaactcaattgatcaatttgtTTTAATACGGGCATAACGAGCATGCTACATATACGATGATGGAGTCCACGTCGCGTAGTCGACAGATTAAACTATAGGAAGATTTATTAGAAAGGTCTTGATAAATTAATTACTTGTCcaacattgaaaataaataaaggaaGTAATAAACTCAATGGATCAATTTTTTTAATACGGGCATAACGAGCATGCTACATATACGATGATGGACTCCGTCGCGTTGTCGCGGATCCAGCAGTATGAACCAATATCATTTGGTGTAAAATAATGAACATTCATAGTATATATTTTGTCAGACAGACGCATATTTGAAGAAAAATTATTCCTTTCCTGTCTAATCGTTCCTACTTAATTTAACGATCgattataaataaattcttaatagAATAAACGGTACAAAATATCTAGATgaatataattatttattatagTATGTATATTTTTCTCACGGAATGTCTAGTTATTAGATGATGATAGACTTATTATAATAGAGCATGATATCAATTTTTGATAGATATATTCTCgagaaaaaaatttctttcatCTTCTAGTCAACTTGATAATCGATTATAAACTGATctcataatttatctctttttacATAATCGATGGATTATGAGGAACGTCTAAAATGAGCATAATCACATTTATGATAGATGTGTATAACAGTTCTGATTTTAAAGTTATAACAAAGTATACTTATTCTGTTAAAAACTGTTCACATTCAAATAACATCAATTTCATAGTTATTACAATACAAACTTAATCCTGTTCACCTAGTTTGTAGCAGTAGGTGAGCCAGTTGTATCCATATCGTAATAACTATAAAATCACAGtgactataatataaattataggtGAGCAAGATTGAATTTGGATTgtaacaattataaaattataactacTATCATATCTATAATAGCTATGATTTTATAATCGGTATAATTCATGGAACCAATTCAAAATTTAGATCGAAAATAATAATAGAAAGGGGCCTTTTGATTAAGCAGCAGCATCATTTCTCGATTCGGAAAAAACAGTgttttttatcaaatatttttttaaaatgcttttgttattttatattttccgaaaaatatttcttaaatttttaaataactcactttaaaattaatttataaatggtTCTCTCTCTAATGCAAATGTGAAACGAACCCATGGGCCGAAATAGTCCATTAAAGAAAGTTCGAGGTTCGATCCCGCCACGCCCCGCTTTGGAACGACGCCACCACCATTCTCGAATCCTCCTCTTCTTATATTCTTCTCTGCAGTCCGAACTCCATCTGTGATCTGTCCAGCGATCGAGCAAAGATGGCGGCTTTCTGCGGGAAGTACCACGGTAAGCGATGCCTCGTCTAGTCTCCTTGTTCCTCGTTGAGTAAATAGGGATTTAGTTTGTAAAAGTTGTTGAAATTGATCGACTCCTGTCTGATCTAGGCGATGGATTTACTTTTCAGTGTTTACTGCTGTTTCGATTAATTTTATTGGATAGTTTGGATTTAATAGGAATAAGATTAGATAAAACATAGCTGTAATTAGTGTTCCTTGTCTGTAGGATTGTATGAAAATGAGTGTCTTTCACACAGATGAAGTCTCTATTAGTTTATATTTTTGTACCAATCCAGTTCATCTCTATTGATGGAGTGCATTTTCTTTTGGCCTTATCTATTTCCTTGCCCTAAACTTCCATCTGATCTTGTTTCTTCATTGTTGCTCTTCGATGTCTACAGCAAGAATTTAGCTTGTCATCCAAATCAAAGTCTTTGTATAGAGACAATATGTCAAAAAAGTAATTTCTTAGGCTTATATCTTCAAGCTAATAGGGAGTGTTTCTTGAAGAGAATTTCAATTTGTACCAAGGGGTATTCTCAACTGATCAAATCTCCAGATCCCTTTTGGAGAAAGAACTCTAGTTCTAACATGTAATAGCTCGCACAGATATGGTAACATAGATCTATAACATGAATCATGATTTATCATCCAAGAACTGGTAAATCAGGCAAAGTAACATCAGAAAGGTTGAATTACACAAATCAATAATGCCATTTCTCAGGGATAGGTTATCTAATCTGCCAGAACATCTCTTACCGATAAGGTAACAAATTGACATTACCTTGCTATATAAACTGCTCCAGAAACTATCAACCACATTTTCACCAAGTATGGGTATCAACCACTCATGATGACAACAATAGCTTGAAATTGTCAGTCATTGTTTTCCAATTATATGCACAAATGACCTTCAAGACACATCGAGTCAACTAGAAAGAAACAGCTATGGGTATGACATTTGCGTTTTGTGAGGTGTACCTAGTTTTCTCTAATCAAAGTCTTGTTTCATCATGACGACCATGCTCTTTCTTCCTCTAGTAATCAATCAGTTCTTTTGTTCTGAGAATTAGAGGTGAACATGGGTCAGGTAGTCCAGTATTCAAACTAAAATTTTCCCAAGTCCTGACTCAAGTTTTTggggttaaaaaaaaattgaactaaAATCTACTATCTTCATAGCAgcattttgtttaagttttttaaCAAAACTAAAGGAAATGATTTAGTAAACAAATAGTTAATAGTGGAACAAAATGATTTAGTCTTCAAGTAGTTAGTAGTGTTTAACTGTTACAGAGTGAAGTATTCCTTTAAAAAATGTTATTTCTAATATTTTGTATTTATAGTTTTTtggaatattgattttttttattcacTATATATGATAAGATCTAATCTGCATTTTTTAAATTGCCTCTTATATTATAACTCTACATCATTGATTGGTCTAAATTTCAAGAGACAATAAACAGCCAAGTAAAGTAACTAATGTTCTATATGCAATACTCATGTAGATAAATTAACGCACCTTTATAAGTTCGATAGATTTGCTTGGACTAGGTTGAGCCCAGAGCACAAGTTCAATGTTCATAGCGACTTCAAAGTTCAGATGAAGGAATCTTCTCTAGCACATTAAAGAAGCATAAACAGTCACCACATGCACTTTCAGCACCTTTACTTAATTACTTCTGCATTGCTACTCTGCGCCCCTTTCTCTTCATCTTTAAATTGAATAATCTTTAATTAGGCAATTTGACCTCTCTTTTCCATCTTTTTGGATTGGTTCAATCTAATTCCGTCTGATTTTATATTTCTTTCTGATTAATTGTTGATGGCCCAATTCAGCACAGTTGGTTCAGGTTGGAATTAGCTTTTATTTGGAACTATGATATAGTTAGCACAGGAATTAGGAAGCATCAACCTCTCACCATCACTAGCAACAGAGTTCTTACAGAAATGCAACTGTCAATCTGATAAGTAGTTTTTGATGCTGGGATTTAAAAGATCATGTTGAAGAATTCAACCCTTTGTTTCACTCTGAGAAAATTGGATGTTATCTAAGATCCTATCGTAATGATGTCAGGAAGTGAAGTGTTGATGAAGTTGTCATTCATTAATTGTTTCTCTCTATCTAATGGATGCTAATTTTGTTCAAATTGTAGATGAGCTTATTGAGAATGCTTCCTACATTGGCACACCAGGAAAGGGGATTCTCGCTGCTGATGAATCCACTGGAACAATTGGTAAGCGTTTGGCCAGCATCAATGTTGAGAATGTTGAAGCCAATCGACGAGCACTACGGGAACTCCTCTTCTGCACCCCTGGTGCACTCCAGTACCTTAGCGGTGTGATTCTCTTTGAAGAAACCTTGTATCAAAAGACTGCTGATGGGAAACCATTTGTTGATGTCCTAAAGGAAGGAGGTGTTCTTCCTGGAATCAAGGTGGACAAGGGAACTGTTGAACTTGCTGGCACTAATGGTGAGACTACCACTCAAGGTCATGATGACCTTGGCAAGCGTTGTGCCAAGTACTATGAGGCAGGTGCTCGATTTGCCAAGTGGCGCGCTGTCCTTAAGATCAGTCATACTGAGCCCTCCCAGCTTGCGATCAATGAGAATGCCAATGGGCTTGCTCGATATGCTATTATCTGCCAGGAAAATGGCCTTGTGCCTA is a window encoding:
- the LOC121983291 gene encoding uncharacterized protein LOC121983291, with product MDGLRHSRTPSSERFLDLFSTPPSDSSPSADGVELHEAEVLWTSHVDAPKPSPRATATPIQISGTFHSPPDRTATLRRPMDRNFGILAALPEDGSSDLVPAPPILLRKTSISSTSSSTSDSPSSSSSSSSTAARMIPTIPKPKPEYSLSMPAARMRQTQSLPVDVPVPPRRARRFDLEASDEPDAEDGHEMMPPHEIAARTYGRASPTTTFSVLEGAGRTLKGRDLRRVRDAVLRQTGFLD
- the LOC121982011 gene encoding fructose-bisphosphate aldolase 1, cytoplasmic-like; the protein is MAAFCGKYHDELIENASYIGTPGKGILAADESTGTIGKRLASINVENVEANRRALRELLFCTPGALQYLSGVILFEETLYQKTADGKPFVDVLKEGGVLPGIKVDKGTVELAGTNGETTTQGHDDLGKRCAKYYEAGARFAKWRAVLKISHTEPSQLAINENANGLARYAIICQENGLVPIVEPEILVDGPHSIDRCAEVTERVLAACYKALNDHHVLLEGSLLKPNMVTPGSDAPKVAPKVVAEYTVRTLQRTVPVAVPAIVFLSGGQSEEEATLNLNAMNKLATKKPWSLSFSFGRALQQSTLKTWVGKEENVEKARAAFLTRCKANSEATLGAYKGDAVKGEGVSESLHVKDYKY